The genomic interval AGGAAAAACCAGGTATCGAAGCGTCTCGGCGAGATATCGGGAGTGATCCAGCGGGAGATCGTCGTGAGGTCCGCAGGGTTGATGTCGATTCCCGCTTCTTCGCGAGTCTCCCTGCGCGCGGCCTGTAGCGCGTTCTGTTGCGCATCTTCGCCCGAGCCCACGGCATCGCCGGGATCGACCTTGCCGCCGGGAAAGACCCAGGGCCCATCCTTTCCGTTGCGCGGGCTACGTTGCAGGAGCAGCAGTTGCAGGGATGTTTCGAAGTCGCGCAGGAGCACGACCGTCGCCGAGGGTTTCGGTTCCTGGCTCACGCGGGGTCTCGCCATTGTTTCAGGATCTGATCGGTAGATACGAGCGTTGAGATCGCTCCCAGTGTGTGCTCGAACACCGCATCGACGTATTCCTTTGGGAACCCAGCGACGGCGTCGCGGGGCAGGACCATCTGGTACGAGGAGTTGACGGCGTCGAAGGCCAGATTCTGGATGGCCACGTTCACCGATACGCCTACGCCCACGATCGTAGTCACGCCCAGGTTGCGCAGTACGAAGTCGAGTTCAGTGCCGTGAAACGGAGACAGTCCGTGCAGGCGGGTGAGCACCAGGTCGGAGTCTGCGACCGGGATCTCCGGTACCAGGGCCGCCGCATCAGATCCCGGGATCAACGGATTCTCTGCGCGCGCCATGTACTGGAACAAGCGCGCGTTGTGATTGGCTCCCTGGCCATCGGCGCGACGTTCGGCCACGCAGTGGATCACCGGAATTCCCACGAGGTGTGCGGCTTCGACCAGGCGCACCACGTTCTCGATCATGCCTCCCCGGGCTGC from bacterium carries:
- a CDS encoding cysteine hydrolase, with the translated sequence MPVDLEELISPDRTALVTQECQRAVIGDLSALPDLSAAARGGMIENVVRLVEAAHLVGIPVIHCVAERRADGQGANHNARLFQYMARAENPLIPGSDAAALVPEIPVADSDLVLTRLHGLSPFHGTELDFVLRNLGVTTIVGVGVSVNVAIQNLAFDAVNSSYQMVLPRDAVAGFPKEYVDAVFEHTLGAISTLVSTDQILKQWRDPA